In Pyrus communis chromosome 8, drPyrComm1.1, whole genome shotgun sequence, one genomic interval encodes:
- the LOC137743784 gene encoding trans-cinnamate 4-monooxygenase, protein MDLLLLEKTLLGLFVAVIVAIAISKLRGKKFRLPPGPIPVPVFGNWLQVGDDLNHRNLTDMAKKFGDCFLLRMGQRNLVVVSSPELAKEVLHTQGVEFGSRTRNVVFDIFTGEGQDMVFTVYGEHWRKMRRIMTVPFFTNKVVQQYRYGWESEAAAVVGDVKKHPEAATSGMVLRRRLQLMMYNNMYRIMFDRRFESEEDPLFVKLKALNGERSRLAQSFDYNYGDFIPILRPFLRGYLKICKEVKEKRIQLFKDYFVDERKKLSSTKPTTNEGLKCAIDHILDAQQKGEINEDNVLYIVENINVAAIETTLWSIEWGIAELVNHPEIQKKLRNELDTVLGRGVQITEPDVHKLPYLQAVVKETLRLRMAIPLLVPHMNLQDAKLGGFDIPAESKILVNAWWLANNPALWKKPEEFRPERFLEEESKVEANGNDFRYLPFGVGRRSCPGIILALPILGITIGRLVQNFELLPPPGQSKLDTSEKGGQFSLHILKHSTIVMKPRA, encoded by the exons ATGGACCTCCTCCTCCTGGAAAAGACCCTTCTGGGTCTCTTCGTCGCCGTCATCGTCGCCATCGCCATTTCAAAACTCCGCGGCAAGAAATTTAGGCTCCCGCCGGGTCCCATCCCCGTACCCGTATTCGGAAACTGGCTCCAGGTCGGTGACGACCTCAACCACCGCAATCTCACCGACATGGCCAAGAAATTCGGCGACTGCTTCCTCCTCCGCATGGGGCAGCGCAACCTCGTCGTCGTCTCCTCGCCGGAGCTGGCCAAGGAGGTCCTCCACACTCAGGGAGTCGAATTCGGGTCGAGGACCCGAAACGTCGTCTTTGATATTTTCACCGGTGAGGGCCAGGACATGGTGTTCACCGTCTACGGCGAGCACTGGCGGAAAATGCGGCGTATCATGACCGTCCCCTTCTTCACCAACAAGGTCGTCCAGCAGTACCGCTACGGATGGGAGTCGGAGGCGGCGGCGGTCGTCGGGGATGTGAAAAAGCACCCCGAGGCGGCGACCAGCGGAATGGTGCTGCGGAGGCGGCTGCAGCTGATGATGTACAACAACATGTACAGAATCATGTTCGACCGGCGATTCGAGAGCGAGGAGGATCCCCTGTTCGTGAAGCTCAAGGCGCTAAATGGGGAGAGGAGCCGATTGGCGCAGAGCTTCGACTACAACTACGGCGATTTTATCCCGATCTTAAGGCCCTTTTTGAGAGGGTATTTGAAGATCTGCAAGGAAGTGAAGGAGAAGAGGATCCAGCTGTTTAAGGACTATTTCGTGGACGAGAGGAA GAAACTTTCGAGCACAAAGCCTACAACAAACGAAGGGTTGAAATGCGCCATCGACCACATCCTCGACGCGCAGCAGAAAGGAGAAATCAACGAGGACAACGTTCTCTACATCGTCGAGAACATCAACGTTGCTG CTATTGAAACCACATTGTGGTCGATCGAGTGGGGAATTGCCGAGCTGGTGAACCATCCCGAAATCCAGAAGAAGCTGAGGAATGAACTCGACACAGTCCTTGGCCGCGGAGTTCAGATCACAGAGCCCGACGTTCATAAACTTCCCTACCTGCAAGCCGTGGTCAAGGAGACTCTCCGACTTCGCATGGCAATCCCACTCCTTGTCCCCCACATGAACCTCCAGGATGCCAAGCTCGGTGGGTTTGATATTCCGGCGGAGAGCAAGATACTGGTGAATGCTTGGTGGTTGGCAAACAACCCTGCCCTGTGGAAGAAGCCAGAAGAGTTTAGGCCCGAGAGGTTTTTGGAGGAGGAGTCGAAGGTGGAGGCTAACGGGAACGACTTCAGGTATCTCCCGTTTGGTGTTGGGAGGAGAAGTTGTCCTGGGATTATTTTGGCCCTGCCAATCCTGGGCATTACAATTGGACGTTTAGTCCAGAACTTCGAGCTTCTGCCTCCGCCAGGACAATCCAAGCTCGACACCTCGGAGAAAGGTGGACAGTTCAGCCTGCACATCCTGAAGCACTCCACCATTGTGATGAAGCCGAGGGCGTAG